A stretch of Telopea speciosissima isolate NSW1024214 ecotype Mountain lineage chromosome 11, Tspe_v1, whole genome shotgun sequence DNA encodes these proteins:
- the LOC122645251 gene encoding uncharacterized protein LOC122645251 produces MSGGKFSSPAKIMFHVNVVVVILLTRGIAVGCVQYLIKDGGSTLLWSDPWLPGGPLGGHGVLLAEALGRDTFDCVKKLFHNGDIWENVTADLAIEARWAEVVNTKIHSRLPEDMAVWTPTANGAFSLRTAWDVVRIPGAKLPWCDLVWFPSSQLCFSFITWLACLRKLTTRCLLAQWGLVVDTACVLCQDGTDSLDHLLFRCSFSAGVWREVLHLNGFNRGPLGTWDEEVRWLVKHFIGCSIYSRVRRFSFTASVYKLWQERNARIFMNKCNSAASVLQCVLSDTRGVFVNFTKPIPDDAVNRAFFSGWGFDVSFVHPKASFHVWTPPPRGWVVLNCDDSVRQDRGGYGVIGRDHRGCPIFAVAGGARDVSIVHMELQAIKAALLHAKSHNLSHVQVRSDSMMAIQMIVGSFHISWSVRWLIEDIWRLRDSFSNCSFAHQVRETNGCADYLVSLVDSPMEISLCIDSLPLALSTFIQNDAGGKRYLRM; encoded by the exons ATGAGTGGCGGGAAGTTTTCTAGCCCTGCAAAGATTATGTTTCATGTAAATGTGGTGGTAGTGATCTTACTG ACTCGTGGAATTGCTGTTGGGTGTGTTCAGTATTTGATTAAGGACGGTGGTAGTACTCTGCTTTGGTCCGATCCTTGGCTGCCGGGTGGGCCGCTTGGTGGCCATGGCGTTTTGCTTGCTGAAGCTCTTGGACGTGATACATTTGATTGTGTGAAGAAGTTGTTCCATAATGGAGACATTTGGGAGAACGTAACTGCTGATCTGGCGATTGAGGCACGGTGGGCTGAGGTGGTCAATACAAAGATCCACTCTAGGCTACCAGAGGACATGGCGGTTTGGACCCCTACGGCGAATGGGGCATTCTCACTTCGCACTGCTTGGGATGTTGTTCGTATTCCGGGTGCGAAGTTGCCTTGGTGTGACCTGGTTTGGTTTCCCTCTTCCCAActttgcttttcttttattacATGGTTGGCTTGCTTGAGGAAGTTAACGACCCGCTGCTTACTTGCGCAATGGGGCCTCGTGGTTGACACTGCCTGCGTCCTTTGTCAGGATGGTACAGACTCCTTGGACCACCTGCTCTTTCGATGTTCCTTCTCGGCAGGGGTTTGGAGGGAAGTCTTACACTTGAATGGCTTTAATAGAGGCCCCCTGGGTACCTGGGATGAGGAGGTTCGTTGGTTGGTGAAGCATTTTATTGGCTGTTCTATTTATAGCAGGGTAAGGAGGTTTAGTTTCACTGCATCTGTTTATAAGCTATGGCAGGAGAGGAATGCTAGGATTTTTATGAACAAATGCAACTCTGCTGCCTCTGTTCTTCAGTGTGTCCTTTCTGACACGCGTGGCGTTTTTGTGAACTTTACTAAGCCGATTCCTGATGATGCGGTTAATAGGGCCTTTTTCAGTGGTTGGGGCTTTGATGTTTCGTTTGTGCATCCTAAGGCTTCATTTCATGTGTGGACACCCCCGCCGCGAGGTTGGGTCGTCCTGAACTGTGATGATTCTGTCAGGCAAGACCGAGGTGGTTATGGTGTGATTGGTCGGGATCATCGGGGGTGTCCTATTTTTGCAGTTGCTGGTGGTGCACGTGATGTGTCTATTGTCCATATGGAGTTGCAGGCTATCAAGGCTGCACTCCTGCATGCCAAATCACACAACCTATCTCATGTTCAAGTTCGGTCGGACTCAATGATGGCTATTCAGATGATTGTGGGATCCTTTCACATCTCATGGAGTGTTAGATGGCTGATTGAGGATATTTGGCGGCTTCGTGATTCCTTCTCCAATTGTTCTTTTGCGCATCAGGTTCGTGAAACTAATGGTTGTGCCGATTACTTGGTGTCTTTGGTGGACTCCCCCATGGAGATTTCCTTATGTATAGACTCTCTTCCTCTGGCTCTTTCTACTTTTATTCAGAATGATGCTGGAGGTAAGAGGTACCTCAGAATGTAG
- the LOC122646377 gene encoding glutamate decarboxylase 4-like: MVVTATIGDPDEHLNCTFASRYVRTSLPRFKMPENSIPKDAAYQIISDELMLDGNPRLNLASFVTTWMEPECDKLIMSSINKNYVDMDEYPVTTELQNRCVNMIANLFNAPVGDGETAVGVGTVGSSEAIMLAGLAFKRKWQNKRKAEGKPYDKPNIVTGANVQVCWEKFARYFEVELKEVKLKEGYYVMDPVKAAEMVDENTICVAAILGSTLTGEFEDVKLLNDLLTEKNKQTGWDTPIHVDAASGGFIAPFLYPELKWDFRLPLVKSINVSGHKYGLVYAGVGWVVWRTKDDLPEELIFHINYLGADQPTFTLNFSKGASQIIAQYYQLIRLGVEGYKNIMENCKDNAKMLKEGLEKTGRFDIVSKDVGVPLVAFSLKDGKMHTVFEVSESLRKFGWIVPAYTMPANAEHIAVLRVVIREDFSRSLAERLISDIEKVIKELDALPSRVSAKVARITDNVEETVNDGIGGNAVKKEVKDVQEEVARYWKMLVDRKKTNGVC; the protein is encoded by the exons atgGTGGTGACAGCGACGATCGGAGACCCAGATGAGCATCTCAACTGCACGTTCGCTTCCAGATATGTCCGCACATCTCTTCCCAG GTTTAAGATGCCGGAAAACTCGATACCGAAAGATGCAGCGTATCAGATCATAAGCGACGAGCTGATGTTGGATGGAAACCCTAGATTGAATTTAGCTTCCTTTGTTACTACATGGATGGAGCCTGAGTGTGATAAGCTCATCATGTCCTCGATTAACAAGAACTACGTCGACATGGATGAATACCCTGTCACCACCGAGCTCCAG AATCGCTGTGTGAATATGATAGCCAACCTCTTTAACGCCCCAGTTGGAGATGGTGAGACAGCTGTGGGAGTGGGTACAGTAGGATCATCGGAGGCAATAATGCTGGCAGGACTAGCCTTCAAAAGGAAGTGGCAGAACAAGAGGAAAGCTGAGGGTAAACCCTATGACAAGCCTAACATTGTGACTGGTGCTAATGTGCAG GTTTGTTGGGAGAAATTCGCAAGATACTTCGAAGTGGAACTGAAGGAAGTAAAATTGAAGGAAGGCTACTATGTCATGGACCCTGTGAAAGCGGCGGAGATGGTAGATGAGAACACCATATGTGTGGCAGCAATCTTGGGTTCAACACTTACAGGGGAGTTTGAGGATGTCAAACTTCTAAATGATCTACTCACAGAGAAGAATAAGCAGACTGGTTGGGACACCCCAATTCATGTGGATGCTGCAAGTGGCGGATTTATTGCTCCTTTTTTGTACCCTGAACTTAAGTGGGATTTTCGCTTGCCTCTGGTGAAGAGCATCAATGTTAGTGGCCACAAATATGGGCTTGTCTATGCTGGTGTTGGTTGGGTTGTGTGGAGGACCAAGGATGATTTGCCAGAAGAGCTCATTTTCCACATCAATTATCTTGGTGCTGATCAACCTACATTCACCCTCAACTTCTCTAAAG GTGCCAGTCAAATAATTGCTCAATATTATCAATTAATTCGGTTGGGTGTTGAG GGGTACAAGAATATCATGGAAAATTGCAAAGACAATGCAAAGATGCTGAAGGAAGGATTAGAGAAGACAGGTCGGTTTGACATTGTCTCAAAGGATGTGGGAGTACCCCTTGTGGCTTTCTCTCTTAAAGATGGCAAAATGCATACTGTGTTTGAGGTTTCAGAGAGTTTGAGGAAATTTGGATGGATTGTCCCTGCATACACAATGCCAGCAAATGCAGAACACATTGCTGTCCTTCGAGTGGTGATTAGGGAGGACTTCAGTCGAAGCTTGGCAGAGCGACTAATTTCAGATATTGAGAAGGTTATAAAGGAGTTAGATGCACTTCCTAGCCGGGTTTCAGCTAAAGTTGCTCGTATAACAGACAATGTGGAAGAAACAGTAAATGATGGTATAGGTGGGAATGCAGTCAAGAAAGAGGTGAAAGATGTCCAAGAGGAGGTAGCCAGGTATTGGAAAATGCTTGTCGATCGTAAGAAGACAAATGGGGTCTGTTGA